In one Saimiri boliviensis isolate mSaiBol1 chromosome 3, mSaiBol1.pri, whole genome shotgun sequence genomic region, the following are encoded:
- the OTUD4 gene encoding OTU domain-containing protein 4 isoform X1 — MEAAVGVPDGGDQGGAGPREDATPMDAYLRKLGLYRKLVAKDGSCLFRAVAEQVLHSQSRHVEVRMACIHYLRENREKFEAFIEGSFEEYLKRLENPQEWVGQVEISALSLMYRKDFIIYREPNVSPSQVTENNFPEKVLLCFSNGNHYDIVYPIKYKESSAMCQSLLYELLYEKVFKTDVSKIVMELDTLEVADEDNSEISDSEDDSCENKTAAADVNGFKPLSGDEQLKNNGNSTSLPLSRKVLKSLNPAVYRNVEYEIWLKSKQAQQKRDYSIAAGLQYEVGDKCQVRLDHNGKFLNADVQGVHSENGPVLVEELGKKHTSKNLKAPPPESWNTVSGKKMKKPTSGQNFHSDTDYRGPKNPSKPIKAPSALPPRLQHPSGVRQHAFSSHSSGSQSQKFSSEHKNLSRTPSQIIRKLDRERVEDVDHASRESNYFGLSPEERREKQAIEESRLLYEIQNRDEQAFPALSSSTVSQSASQSSNQCVQRKSSHVSDRKGSRRRMDTEERKDKDSIHGHSHLDKKPEPSTLENITDDKYATVSSPSKSKKLECPSPAEQKPAEHVSLSNPAPLLVSPEVHLTPAVPSLPATVPAWPSEPTTFGPTGVPAQIPVLSVTQTLTTGPDSAVSQAHLTPSPVPVSIQAVNQPLMPLPQTLSLYQDPLYPGFPYNEKGDRAIVPPYSLCQTGEDLPKDKNILRFFFNLGVKAYSCPMWAPHSYLYPLHQAYLAACRMYPKVPVPVYPHNPWFQEAPAAQNESDCTCTDAHFPIQTEASVNGQMPQPEIGPPTFSSPLVISPSQVSESHGQLSYQADLESETPGQLLHADYEESLSGKNMFPQPSFGPSPFLGPVPIAPPFFPHVWYGYPFQGFIENPVMRQNIVLPSDEKELDLSLENLDLSKECGSVSAVDEFPEARGEHVHSLPEASVSSKPDEGRTEQSSQTRKADMALASIPPVAEGKAHPPTQILNRERETVPAELEPKRTIQSLKEKTEKVKDPKTVADVVSPGANSVDSRVQRPKEESSEDENEVSNILRSGRSKQFYNQTYGSRKYKSDWSYSGRGGYQHVRGEESWKGQPSRSRDEGYQYHRNARGRPYRGDRRRSGMGDGHRGQHT; from the exons GAATGGGTAGGACAAGTGGAAATAAGTGCCCTTTCTCTTATGTACAG gaaagattttataatttatcGGGAACCAAATGTTTCTCCTTCACAagtaactgaaaataattttcctgaaAAG gtatTACTGTGTTTTTCAAATGGAAATCATTATGATATTGTGTATCCCATAAAGTATAAAGAAAGCTCTGCTATGTGTCAGT CTCTCCTTTATGAATTGCTGTATGAGAAGGTATTTAAAACTGATGTTAGTAAAATTGTCATGGAACTAGATACATTGGAAGTAGCTGATGAAGACAACAGTGAAATATCAGATTCAGAAGATGACAGTTGCGA gaaTAAAACTGCTGCTGCTGATGTGAATGGATTTAAACCTTTGTCAGGGgatgag CAGCTGAAGAACAATGGGAACTCTACTAGCCTGCCTTTGTCTAGAAAGGTTCTTAAGTCACTCAATCCCGCAGTCTATAGAAATGTAGAATATGAAATTTGGCTGAAGTCTAAACAAG ctcAGCAGAAACGTGATTATTCCATTGCTGCTGGCTTACAATATGAAGTTGGAGACAAATGTCAA GTTAGGTTGGATCACAATGGAAAATTTTTGAATGCAGATGTTCAAGGAGTTCATTCTGAGAATGGACCAGTTTTGGTTGAAGAACTGGGAAAGAA GCACACATCAAAGAACCTCAAAGCACCTCCCCCAGAAAGCTGGAACACAGTGTCAGGGAAGAAGATGAAAAAACCTACTTCTGGACAAAATTTCCATTCTG ATACGGATTACAGAGGGCCAAAGAATCCAAGCAAGCCAATAAAAGCCCCATCAGCACTACCTCCTCGACTGCAGCATCCTTCAGGAGTAAGACAACATGCATTCTCTAGCCATTCTTCAGGGTCACAGTCTCAGAAATTCTCCAGCGAGCACAAAAATCTTAGCCGGACACCCTCACAGATCATAAG AAAACTTGATCGTGAAAGAGTTGAAGATGTTGATCATGCAAGTCGAGAATCTAACTATTTCGGCCTTTCCCCAGAAGAGCGCAGAGAGAAGCAAGCTATAGAAGAATCTCGTTTACTCTATGAGATTCAGAACAGAGATGAACAGGCTTTCCCAGCCCTTTCT agcTCAACAGTCAGTCAGTCAGCTTCTCAGAGTAGCAACCAGTGTGTCCAGAGAAAATCATCACATGTAAGTGATAGAAAAGGAAGCAGGCGGAGAATGGATACAGAAGAACGAAAAGACAAAG ACTCCATTCATGGACATAGCCACTTGGATAAAAAACCCGAACCAAGCACATTGGAG AATATTACCGATGATAAATATGCAACAGTTTCATCACCATCAAAGTCAAAGAAGTTAGAGTGCCCTTCTCCTGCAGAACAA AAGCCAGCAGAACATGTGTCTTTGTCAAATCCAGCTCCCCTTCTAGTTTCTCCAGAGGTACATCTAACTCCTGCGGTGCCTTCTTTaccagccactgtgccagcctggccaagtgaACCTACAACTTTTGGACCAACAG GTGTCCCTGCTCAAATTCCTGTTTTGTCAGTGACACAGACTTTGACCACTGGACCTGATTCTGCTGTATCCCAAGCTCATTTAACACCCTCTCCAGTTCCTGTGTCAATACAGGCAGTTAACCAGCCCTTGATGCCTTTGCCTCAGACATTGAGCCTTTATCAAGACCCACTCTATCCTGGGTTTCCTTATAATGAAAAGggagatcgagccattgtacCACCTTATTCACTGTGTCAGACTGGGGAGGACCTACCTAAAG ATAAGAATATTCTTCGATTCTTCTTCAATCTTGGTGTGAAG GCATACAGCTGTCCTATGTGGGCCCCACATTCTTACCTGTACCCTCTGCACCAGGCCTACCTGGCAGCCTGCAGGATGTACCCAAAAGTCCCTGTCCCTGTTTATCCTCATAATCCCTGGTTCCAAGAGGCTCCTGCTGCTCAGAATGAAAGTGATTGTACCTGTACTGATGCCCACTTTCCTATACAGACTGAGGCCAGCGTTAATGGTCAAATGCCACAGCCAGAGATCGGACCGCCAACATTTTCTTCACCTCTGGTTATCTCTCCATCTCAGGTGTCTGAAAGTCATGGACAGTTGTCttaccaggctgatcttgaatctGAGACCCCTGGGCAGCTTCTTCATGCTGATTATGAAGAGTCACTAAGTGGCAAGAATATGTTCCCCCAACCATCTTTTGGACCCAGTCCATTCTTAGGCCCAGTTCCTATTGcacctcctttcttccctcatgTTTGGTATGGGTACCCTTTTCAGGGATTCATAGAAAACCCAGTAATGAGGCAGAATATTGTCCTGCCCTCTGATGAGAAAGAATTAGATCTGTCTCTGGAAAATCTGGATCTTTCTAAAGAATGTGGTTCAGTTTCAGCCGTAGATGAATTTCCAGAAGCCAGGGGTGAACATGTACATTCTCTCCCTGAAGCAAGTGTTAGCAGTAAGCCGGATGAAGGCCGGACAGAGCAGTCATCCCAGACACGAAAGGCAGATATGGCATTGGCTTCCATCCCTCCTGTAGCAGAGGGAAAGGCTCATCCTCCCACTCAGATtttaaacagagagagagaaactgtgcCTGCTGAACTTGAACCAAAAAGGACCATTCAaagtctgaaagaaaaaacagaaaaagtaaaagatcCTAAGACTGTTGCTGATGTGGTCAGCCCGGGGGCCAACTCTGTGGATAGCAGAGTGCAAAGACCAAAAGAAGAGAGTTCAGAAGATGAAAATGAAGTGTCTAATATTTTGAGAAGTGGTAGATCCAAGCAGTTCTATAATCAAACTTATGGAAGCAGGAAGTACAAAAGTGATTGGAGCTATTCTGGTAGGGGCGGATATCAACATGTGAGAGGTGAGGAGTCCTGGAAAGGACAGCCAAGCAGAAGCCGGGATGAAGGTTATCAATACCATCGAAATGCCAGAGGACGACCATATAGGGGAGATAGGAGGAGATCAGGGATGGGAGATGGCCATAGGGGGCAGCACACTTGA
- the OTUD4 gene encoding OTU domain-containing protein 4 isoform X2: MEAAVGVPDGGDQGGAGPREDATPMDAYLRKLGLYRKLVAKDGSCLFRAVAEQVLHSQSRHVEVRMACIHYLRENREKFEAFIEGSFEEYLKRLENPQEWVGQVEISALSLMYRKDFIIYREPNVSPSQVTENNFPEKVLLCFSNGNHYDIVYPIKYKESSAMCQSLLYELLYEKVFKTDVSKIVMELDTLEVADEDNSEISDSEDDSCENKTAAADVNGFKPLSGDEQLKNNGNSTSLPLSRKVLKSLNPAVYRNVEYEIWLKSKQAQQKRDYSIAAGLQYEVGDKCQVRLDHNGKFLNADVQGVHSENGPVLVEELGKKHTSKNLKAPPPESWNTVSGKKMKKPTSGQNFHSDTDYRGPKNPSKPIKAPSALPPRLQHPSGVRQHAFSSHSSGSQSQKFSSEHKNLSRTPSQIIRKLDRERVEDVDHASRESNYFGLSPEERREKQAIEESRLLYEIQNRDEQAFPALSSSTVSQSASQSSNQCVQRKSSHVSDRKGSRRRMDTEERKDKDSIHGHSHLDKKPEPSTLENITDDKYATVSSPSKSKKLECPSPAEQPAEHVSLSNPAPLLVSPEVHLTPAVPSLPATVPAWPSEPTTFGPTGVPAQIPVLSVTQTLTTGPDSAVSQAHLTPSPVPVSIQAVNQPLMPLPQTLSLYQDPLYPGFPYNEKGDRAIVPPYSLCQTGEDLPKDKNILRFFFNLGVKAYSCPMWAPHSYLYPLHQAYLAACRMYPKVPVPVYPHNPWFQEAPAAQNESDCTCTDAHFPIQTEASVNGQMPQPEIGPPTFSSPLVISPSQVSESHGQLSYQADLESETPGQLLHADYEESLSGKNMFPQPSFGPSPFLGPVPIAPPFFPHVWYGYPFQGFIENPVMRQNIVLPSDEKELDLSLENLDLSKECGSVSAVDEFPEARGEHVHSLPEASVSSKPDEGRTEQSSQTRKADMALASIPPVAEGKAHPPTQILNRERETVPAELEPKRTIQSLKEKTEKVKDPKTVADVVSPGANSVDSRVQRPKEESSEDENEVSNILRSGRSKQFYNQTYGSRKYKSDWSYSGRGGYQHVRGEESWKGQPSRSRDEGYQYHRNARGRPYRGDRRRSGMGDGHRGQHT; the protein is encoded by the exons GAATGGGTAGGACAAGTGGAAATAAGTGCCCTTTCTCTTATGTACAG gaaagattttataatttatcGGGAACCAAATGTTTCTCCTTCACAagtaactgaaaataattttcctgaaAAG gtatTACTGTGTTTTTCAAATGGAAATCATTATGATATTGTGTATCCCATAAAGTATAAAGAAAGCTCTGCTATGTGTCAGT CTCTCCTTTATGAATTGCTGTATGAGAAGGTATTTAAAACTGATGTTAGTAAAATTGTCATGGAACTAGATACATTGGAAGTAGCTGATGAAGACAACAGTGAAATATCAGATTCAGAAGATGACAGTTGCGA gaaTAAAACTGCTGCTGCTGATGTGAATGGATTTAAACCTTTGTCAGGGgatgag CAGCTGAAGAACAATGGGAACTCTACTAGCCTGCCTTTGTCTAGAAAGGTTCTTAAGTCACTCAATCCCGCAGTCTATAGAAATGTAGAATATGAAATTTGGCTGAAGTCTAAACAAG ctcAGCAGAAACGTGATTATTCCATTGCTGCTGGCTTACAATATGAAGTTGGAGACAAATGTCAA GTTAGGTTGGATCACAATGGAAAATTTTTGAATGCAGATGTTCAAGGAGTTCATTCTGAGAATGGACCAGTTTTGGTTGAAGAACTGGGAAAGAA GCACACATCAAAGAACCTCAAAGCACCTCCCCCAGAAAGCTGGAACACAGTGTCAGGGAAGAAGATGAAAAAACCTACTTCTGGACAAAATTTCCATTCTG ATACGGATTACAGAGGGCCAAAGAATCCAAGCAAGCCAATAAAAGCCCCATCAGCACTACCTCCTCGACTGCAGCATCCTTCAGGAGTAAGACAACATGCATTCTCTAGCCATTCTTCAGGGTCACAGTCTCAGAAATTCTCCAGCGAGCACAAAAATCTTAGCCGGACACCCTCACAGATCATAAG AAAACTTGATCGTGAAAGAGTTGAAGATGTTGATCATGCAAGTCGAGAATCTAACTATTTCGGCCTTTCCCCAGAAGAGCGCAGAGAGAAGCAAGCTATAGAAGAATCTCGTTTACTCTATGAGATTCAGAACAGAGATGAACAGGCTTTCCCAGCCCTTTCT agcTCAACAGTCAGTCAGTCAGCTTCTCAGAGTAGCAACCAGTGTGTCCAGAGAAAATCATCACATGTAAGTGATAGAAAAGGAAGCAGGCGGAGAATGGATACAGAAGAACGAAAAGACAAAG ACTCCATTCATGGACATAGCCACTTGGATAAAAAACCCGAACCAAGCACATTGGAG AATATTACCGATGATAAATATGCAACAGTTTCATCACCATCAAAGTCAAAGAAGTTAGAGTGCCCTTCTCCTGCAGAACAA CCAGCAGAACATGTGTCTTTGTCAAATCCAGCTCCCCTTCTAGTTTCTCCAGAGGTACATCTAACTCCTGCGGTGCCTTCTTTaccagccactgtgccagcctggccaagtgaACCTACAACTTTTGGACCAACAG GTGTCCCTGCTCAAATTCCTGTTTTGTCAGTGACACAGACTTTGACCACTGGACCTGATTCTGCTGTATCCCAAGCTCATTTAACACCCTCTCCAGTTCCTGTGTCAATACAGGCAGTTAACCAGCCCTTGATGCCTTTGCCTCAGACATTGAGCCTTTATCAAGACCCACTCTATCCTGGGTTTCCTTATAATGAAAAGggagatcgagccattgtacCACCTTATTCACTGTGTCAGACTGGGGAGGACCTACCTAAAG ATAAGAATATTCTTCGATTCTTCTTCAATCTTGGTGTGAAG GCATACAGCTGTCCTATGTGGGCCCCACATTCTTACCTGTACCCTCTGCACCAGGCCTACCTGGCAGCCTGCAGGATGTACCCAAAAGTCCCTGTCCCTGTTTATCCTCATAATCCCTGGTTCCAAGAGGCTCCTGCTGCTCAGAATGAAAGTGATTGTACCTGTACTGATGCCCACTTTCCTATACAGACTGAGGCCAGCGTTAATGGTCAAATGCCACAGCCAGAGATCGGACCGCCAACATTTTCTTCACCTCTGGTTATCTCTCCATCTCAGGTGTCTGAAAGTCATGGACAGTTGTCttaccaggctgatcttgaatctGAGACCCCTGGGCAGCTTCTTCATGCTGATTATGAAGAGTCACTAAGTGGCAAGAATATGTTCCCCCAACCATCTTTTGGACCCAGTCCATTCTTAGGCCCAGTTCCTATTGcacctcctttcttccctcatgTTTGGTATGGGTACCCTTTTCAGGGATTCATAGAAAACCCAGTAATGAGGCAGAATATTGTCCTGCCCTCTGATGAGAAAGAATTAGATCTGTCTCTGGAAAATCTGGATCTTTCTAAAGAATGTGGTTCAGTTTCAGCCGTAGATGAATTTCCAGAAGCCAGGGGTGAACATGTACATTCTCTCCCTGAAGCAAGTGTTAGCAGTAAGCCGGATGAAGGCCGGACAGAGCAGTCATCCCAGACACGAAAGGCAGATATGGCATTGGCTTCCATCCCTCCTGTAGCAGAGGGAAAGGCTCATCCTCCCACTCAGATtttaaacagagagagagaaactgtgcCTGCTGAACTTGAACCAAAAAGGACCATTCAaagtctgaaagaaaaaacagaaaaagtaaaagatcCTAAGACTGTTGCTGATGTGGTCAGCCCGGGGGCCAACTCTGTGGATAGCAGAGTGCAAAGACCAAAAGAAGAGAGTTCAGAAGATGAAAATGAAGTGTCTAATATTTTGAGAAGTGGTAGATCCAAGCAGTTCTATAATCAAACTTATGGAAGCAGGAAGTACAAAAGTGATTGGAGCTATTCTGGTAGGGGCGGATATCAACATGTGAGAGGTGAGGAGTCCTGGAAAGGACAGCCAAGCAGAAGCCGGGATGAAGGTTATCAATACCATCGAAATGCCAGAGGACGACCATATAGGGGAGATAGGAGGAGATCAGGGATGGGAGATGGCCATAGGGGGCAGCACACTTGA
- the OTUD4 gene encoding OTU domain-containing protein 4 isoform X3 → MEAAVGVPDGGDQGGAGPREDATPMDAYLRKLGLYRKLVAKDGSCLFRAVAEQVLHSQSRHVEVRMACIHYLRENREKFEAFIEGSFEEYLKRLENPQEWVGQVEISALSLMYRKDFIIYREPNVSPSQVTENNFPEKVLLCFSNGNHYDIVYPIKYKESSAMCQSLLYELLYEKVFKTDVSKIVMELDTLEVADEDNSEISDSEDDSCENKTAAADVNGFKPLSGDELKNNGNSTSLPLSRKVLKSLNPAVYRNVEYEIWLKSKQAQQKRDYSIAAGLQYEVGDKCQVRLDHNGKFLNADVQGVHSENGPVLVEELGKKHTSKNLKAPPPESWNTVSGKKMKKPTSGQNFHSDTDYRGPKNPSKPIKAPSALPPRLQHPSGVRQHAFSSHSSGSQSQKFSSEHKNLSRTPSQIIRKLDRERVEDVDHASRESNYFGLSPEERREKQAIEESRLLYEIQNRDEQAFPALSSSTVSQSASQSSNQCVQRKSSHVSDRKGSRRRMDTEERKDKDSIHGHSHLDKKPEPSTLENITDDKYATVSSPSKSKKLECPSPAEQKPAEHVSLSNPAPLLVSPEVHLTPAVPSLPATVPAWPSEPTTFGPTGVPAQIPVLSVTQTLTTGPDSAVSQAHLTPSPVPVSIQAVNQPLMPLPQTLSLYQDPLYPGFPYNEKGDRAIVPPYSLCQTGEDLPKDKNILRFFFNLGVKAYSCPMWAPHSYLYPLHQAYLAACRMYPKVPVPVYPHNPWFQEAPAAQNESDCTCTDAHFPIQTEASVNGQMPQPEIGPPTFSSPLVISPSQVSESHGQLSYQADLESETPGQLLHADYEESLSGKNMFPQPSFGPSPFLGPVPIAPPFFPHVWYGYPFQGFIENPVMRQNIVLPSDEKELDLSLENLDLSKECGSVSAVDEFPEARGEHVHSLPEASVSSKPDEGRTEQSSQTRKADMALASIPPVAEGKAHPPTQILNRERETVPAELEPKRTIQSLKEKTEKVKDPKTVADVVSPGANSVDSRVQRPKEESSEDENEVSNILRSGRSKQFYNQTYGSRKYKSDWSYSGRGGYQHVRGEESWKGQPSRSRDEGYQYHRNARGRPYRGDRRRSGMGDGHRGQHT, encoded by the exons GAATGGGTAGGACAAGTGGAAATAAGTGCCCTTTCTCTTATGTACAG gaaagattttataatttatcGGGAACCAAATGTTTCTCCTTCACAagtaactgaaaataattttcctgaaAAG gtatTACTGTGTTTTTCAAATGGAAATCATTATGATATTGTGTATCCCATAAAGTATAAAGAAAGCTCTGCTATGTGTCAGT CTCTCCTTTATGAATTGCTGTATGAGAAGGTATTTAAAACTGATGTTAGTAAAATTGTCATGGAACTAGATACATTGGAAGTAGCTGATGAAGACAACAGTGAAATATCAGATTCAGAAGATGACAGTTGCGA gaaTAAAACTGCTGCTGCTGATGTGAATGGATTTAAACCTTTGTCAGGGgatgag CTGAAGAACAATGGGAACTCTACTAGCCTGCCTTTGTCTAGAAAGGTTCTTAAGTCACTCAATCCCGCAGTCTATAGAAATGTAGAATATGAAATTTGGCTGAAGTCTAAACAAG ctcAGCAGAAACGTGATTATTCCATTGCTGCTGGCTTACAATATGAAGTTGGAGACAAATGTCAA GTTAGGTTGGATCACAATGGAAAATTTTTGAATGCAGATGTTCAAGGAGTTCATTCTGAGAATGGACCAGTTTTGGTTGAAGAACTGGGAAAGAA GCACACATCAAAGAACCTCAAAGCACCTCCCCCAGAAAGCTGGAACACAGTGTCAGGGAAGAAGATGAAAAAACCTACTTCTGGACAAAATTTCCATTCTG ATACGGATTACAGAGGGCCAAAGAATCCAAGCAAGCCAATAAAAGCCCCATCAGCACTACCTCCTCGACTGCAGCATCCTTCAGGAGTAAGACAACATGCATTCTCTAGCCATTCTTCAGGGTCACAGTCTCAGAAATTCTCCAGCGAGCACAAAAATCTTAGCCGGACACCCTCACAGATCATAAG AAAACTTGATCGTGAAAGAGTTGAAGATGTTGATCATGCAAGTCGAGAATCTAACTATTTCGGCCTTTCCCCAGAAGAGCGCAGAGAGAAGCAAGCTATAGAAGAATCTCGTTTACTCTATGAGATTCAGAACAGAGATGAACAGGCTTTCCCAGCCCTTTCT agcTCAACAGTCAGTCAGTCAGCTTCTCAGAGTAGCAACCAGTGTGTCCAGAGAAAATCATCACATGTAAGTGATAGAAAAGGAAGCAGGCGGAGAATGGATACAGAAGAACGAAAAGACAAAG ACTCCATTCATGGACATAGCCACTTGGATAAAAAACCCGAACCAAGCACATTGGAG AATATTACCGATGATAAATATGCAACAGTTTCATCACCATCAAAGTCAAAGAAGTTAGAGTGCCCTTCTCCTGCAGAACAA AAGCCAGCAGAACATGTGTCTTTGTCAAATCCAGCTCCCCTTCTAGTTTCTCCAGAGGTACATCTAACTCCTGCGGTGCCTTCTTTaccagccactgtgccagcctggccaagtgaACCTACAACTTTTGGACCAACAG GTGTCCCTGCTCAAATTCCTGTTTTGTCAGTGACACAGACTTTGACCACTGGACCTGATTCTGCTGTATCCCAAGCTCATTTAACACCCTCTCCAGTTCCTGTGTCAATACAGGCAGTTAACCAGCCCTTGATGCCTTTGCCTCAGACATTGAGCCTTTATCAAGACCCACTCTATCCTGGGTTTCCTTATAATGAAAAGggagatcgagccattgtacCACCTTATTCACTGTGTCAGACTGGGGAGGACCTACCTAAAG ATAAGAATATTCTTCGATTCTTCTTCAATCTTGGTGTGAAG GCATACAGCTGTCCTATGTGGGCCCCACATTCTTACCTGTACCCTCTGCACCAGGCCTACCTGGCAGCCTGCAGGATGTACCCAAAAGTCCCTGTCCCTGTTTATCCTCATAATCCCTGGTTCCAAGAGGCTCCTGCTGCTCAGAATGAAAGTGATTGTACCTGTACTGATGCCCACTTTCCTATACAGACTGAGGCCAGCGTTAATGGTCAAATGCCACAGCCAGAGATCGGACCGCCAACATTTTCTTCACCTCTGGTTATCTCTCCATCTCAGGTGTCTGAAAGTCATGGACAGTTGTCttaccaggctgatcttgaatctGAGACCCCTGGGCAGCTTCTTCATGCTGATTATGAAGAGTCACTAAGTGGCAAGAATATGTTCCCCCAACCATCTTTTGGACCCAGTCCATTCTTAGGCCCAGTTCCTATTGcacctcctttcttccctcatgTTTGGTATGGGTACCCTTTTCAGGGATTCATAGAAAACCCAGTAATGAGGCAGAATATTGTCCTGCCCTCTGATGAGAAAGAATTAGATCTGTCTCTGGAAAATCTGGATCTTTCTAAAGAATGTGGTTCAGTTTCAGCCGTAGATGAATTTCCAGAAGCCAGGGGTGAACATGTACATTCTCTCCCTGAAGCAAGTGTTAGCAGTAAGCCGGATGAAGGCCGGACAGAGCAGTCATCCCAGACACGAAAGGCAGATATGGCATTGGCTTCCATCCCTCCTGTAGCAGAGGGAAAGGCTCATCCTCCCACTCAGATtttaaacagagagagagaaactgtgcCTGCTGAACTTGAACCAAAAAGGACCATTCAaagtctgaaagaaaaaacagaaaaagtaaaagatcCTAAGACTGTTGCTGATGTGGTCAGCCCGGGGGCCAACTCTGTGGATAGCAGAGTGCAAAGACCAAAAGAAGAGAGTTCAGAAGATGAAAATGAAGTGTCTAATATTTTGAGAAGTGGTAGATCCAAGCAGTTCTATAATCAAACTTATGGAAGCAGGAAGTACAAAAGTGATTGGAGCTATTCTGGTAGGGGCGGATATCAACATGTGAGAGGTGAGGAGTCCTGGAAAGGACAGCCAAGCAGAAGCCGGGATGAAGGTTATCAATACCATCGAAATGCCAGAGGACGACCATATAGGGGAGATAGGAGGAGATCAGGGATGGGAGATGGCCATAGGGGGCAGCACACTTGA